GCAGACGCTAACGCACAAGCGAAAAAAGAAGCGGATGAACTTAAAGCTCGTCAAGAGCAAGAAGCAACTCGTAAAGCAGAAGCTGAAGCAGCTAAGCTTGTTGAAGAAGCTCGTAAGTTAGCTGAAGAAAACCAAGAACGCTGGTCTGAAGAAGAGAAGAAGAAGAAAGAGCAAGAGAAATCTGCGGATTACCATTTGACGACTTCTACTTACGCTCGTGAAGCCGAAGATGCAGCAGATAAAAAAGAGGAGAAAGCTCCTCGTCGTCGTAAGAAGAAAGCGGCTCCGGCTAACCAGCCAGGTAATAACCGTGGTGGTCGTAACCAACGTGGTCGTGGTGGTAAAGGTAGACTTGCTAAACCAACTTCAATGCAGCAAGGCTTCGATAAATCAGCAACTGTTGCTAAATCTGACGTTGCTATCGGCGAGACTATCGTTGTTTCTGAACTGGCAAGCAAAATGTCAGTTAAAGCAACTGAAGTTATCAAAGTGATGATGAAGATGGGCGCTATGGCGACTATCAACCAAGTGATTGACCAAGAAACAGCGCAGCTTGTTGCTGAAGAGATGGGCCACAAGGTTATCCTTCGTAAAGAAAATGAATTAGAAGAAGCAGTACTAGCTGACCGTGATAGCGATGCTATCGCAGAAGGTCGTGCTCCTGTTGTAACTATCATGGGTCACGTTGACCACGGTAAAACTTCAACACTGGATTACATTCGTAAAGCACACGTTGCTTCTGGCGAAGCTGGCGGTATCACACAGCACATTGGTGCTTACCACGTGGATACTGACAATGGTATGATTACGTTCCTTGATACTCCTGGACACGCGGCGTTTACTGCTATGCGTGCTCGTGGTGCTCAAGCGACAGATATCGTTGTACTTGTTGTTGCAGCAGACGATGGCGTAATGCCACAAACAATCGAAGCAATACAGCACGCGAAAGCGGCAGGTGTTCCTCTGATTATTGCTGTGAACAAGATCGATAAGGAGGGTGCAAACCCAGACAACGTTAAGAATGAGCTGGCTCAATACGACGTTATCCCTGAAGAGTGGGGCGGCGAGAATATCTTCGTTCACATCTCTGCAAAACAGGGCACAAATATCGATGGTCTTCTAGAAGCAATTCTTCTTCAGTCTGAAGTTCTTGAGCTTACTGCGGTTAAAGAAGGCATGGCTTCAGGTGTTGTTGTTGAATCCCGTCTTGATAAAGGCCGCGGTCCAGTTGCAACAGTATTAGTACAGTCTGGTACTCTAAACAAAGGCGACATCGTTCTTTGTGGTCAAGAGTACGGCCGTGTTCGTGCAATGCGCGATGAGAACGGCAGAGACATCGAAACTGCAGGTCCATCTATCCCTGTAGAAATTCTAGGTCTTTCTGGCGTACCTGCATCAGGTGACGAAGCGACTGTTGTACGTGATGAGCGTAAAGCACGTGAAGTTGCGAACTACCGTCAAGGTAAATTCCGTGATGTTAAACTAGCTCGCCAACAAAAAGCGAAACTAGAGAACATGTTCGCGAACATGACGGCTGGCGAAGTAGCTGAGCTTAACGTTGTACTTAAAGCTGACGTTCAAGGTTCTGTAGAAGCGATTGCCGACTCTCTACTGAAATTGTCAACTGACGAAGTTAAAGTGAACATCGTAGGTTCTGGTGTTGGTGGTATTACTGAAACTGATGCAACGCTTGCAGCAGCTTCTAACGCTATCATCCTTGGTTTCAACGTTCGTGCTGACGCAACTGCGCGTAACACGGTTCAGAATGAAAACCTAGATCTACGTTACTACTCAATCATTTACCAACTGATTGACGAAGTTAAACAGGCGATGGGCGGTATGCTTGCTCCTGAATTCCGTCAAGAGATCATTGGTCTTGCACAAGTTCGTGACGTATTTAAGTCGCCTAAACTTGGCGCAATCGCTGGTTGTATCGTTACTGAAGGTACGATTAAGCGTAGCAACCCAATCCGTGTACTTCGTGAAAACGTTGTTATCTACGAAGGTGAACTAGAGTCACTTCGTCGCTTTAAAGATGACGTTCAAGAAGTTAAGAATGGTTACGAGTGTGGTGTCGGCGTTAAGAACTACAACGACGTTCGCGTTGGTGACCAGATCGAAGTATTC
The Vibrio kanaloae genome window above contains:
- the infB gene encoding translation initiation factor IF-2, encoding MTQLTVKALSEEIGTPVDRLIEQLADAGMKKAGSDQVTDSEKQTLLTHLKKEHGDTSGETEPTRLTLQRKTRSTLSVAAGGGKSKDVQVEVRKKRTYVKRSTIEDEAKREAEEVANREAEEKAQRDAEEQAKRDAAEKAQREAEEKVKREADAKRDAEEKAQRAQAEKAKKDMNSKNADANAQAKKEADELKARQEQEATRKAEAEAAKLVEEARKLAEENQERWSEEEKKKKEQEKSADYHLTTSTYAREAEDAADKKEEKAPRRRKKKAAPANQPGNNRGGRNQRGRGGKGRLAKPTSMQQGFDKSATVAKSDVAIGETIVVSELASKMSVKATEVIKVMMKMGAMATINQVIDQETAQLVAEEMGHKVILRKENELEEAVLADRDSDAIAEGRAPVVTIMGHVDHGKTSTLDYIRKAHVASGEAGGITQHIGAYHVDTDNGMITFLDTPGHAAFTAMRARGAQATDIVVLVVAADDGVMPQTIEAIQHAKAAGVPLIIAVNKIDKEGANPDNVKNELAQYDVIPEEWGGENIFVHISAKQGTNIDGLLEAILLQSEVLELTAVKEGMASGVVVESRLDKGRGPVATVLVQSGTLNKGDIVLCGQEYGRVRAMRDENGRDIETAGPSIPVEILGLSGVPASGDEATVVRDERKAREVANYRQGKFRDVKLARQQKAKLENMFANMTAGEVAELNVVLKADVQGSVEAIADSLLKLSTDEVKVNIVGSGVGGITETDATLAAASNAIILGFNVRADATARNTVQNENLDLRYYSIIYQLIDEVKQAMGGMLAPEFRQEIIGLAQVRDVFKSPKLGAIAGCIVTEGTIKRSNPIRVLRENVVIYEGELESLRRFKDDVQEVKNGYECGVGVKNYNDVRVGDQIEVFEIVEVKRTLD